The genomic stretch ccccataaacaaacaaaaaatattttgaggcCTACTAACGCGCTCGCCGGGGGACTTGGTTTAGGAGAGGCAAAAATGAATGTGGAGGTGAAAGTCAGCGCGGTGCTTTTGCCTCTGGTTTTCTTATTCTGCGCCTCtacggcgcaagtgggaaaggtgaTTTTTCCGTGTTATAACCACGCTTCCCCGGTGTCCGTCCGCTTGAGGAGTGGCAGGCAATAACCGCGCACAGGTGGGTATTATCTGTGCCACTGTCAGATgacaaagaaaaaggcaaatgagtTCACTTGCATAGTTGACCTGTCTGAGGAATAATGCCAGGAAAAAGAAtcaatattctgtattttgtcATATTTAATATCAAACGGTTTGGTTTTCCTATTATGCTGTGAACtagattactaaaaaaaaaaaaatcataccaaaAAATCCTAGTATCAATATCAATTATGGGGATTTGGGTTCGGAGAAATGCTGGCTACCAGATTTGCAGCTAAGCCGCTCTGTGCCCGGGTGTATCTAGAGACGTACCCCCACTggtcttggaaaagaaaaaaaaaaaaagaaggaaaatgagcaaGATACTCTTTAAACACGTATCGGTAGCGTTTCTTGCTTATTTACAGGAGAGGCAAGCGACACTAAATTAAGCACGTCATTTATTCTTGGTAAATTAGTTTTTTTCCAATGGGGCAGCTAATTCTGGATCAGAAAAGGGTAATAATAAAGCCTCCCtccataaaaagcttttttaaatttttttattttttttcttccacggGCGCAGATGGCGAGCACCTGTCTCGTGCGGTGAGCAGGTTGTGGCGGCAGTACGGACCATCAAAAAAAGCTGCGTTTGGAATACGCAGGAGCACAGTCCGTTCCTCTCGGCCGGACGCCGCAGCGGATAGCTTGGGAAAGCTTGCATACCAcgttatttaatttttcttttttgcttgaaAAGCAGTGCTTGGGTGGATGAAATATCTCGGGTTGCGTTTCTCTTTGGTGAGGGTGCAAGAAATAAGGTACGAAATAGCTGTTTCTGATACCTATATCTATTTGCCACCCTCTGTACATCAATATTTCTGTGCCGTAGGGAGCCAAGGTCTCTTTCAGAGAGACCTGGGGACGATCAGGACCCAATTCAGTGGAGAACGAACCCAAAAAACGGAGGCAGCCACATCCCTTAAGCACCACCGAATGACGGGGGTGAACACCGAATAGGTGCAGCGTATACAAGTATAGGCTGGAAACCACGCGCTTGGATATATTTTGCTAATAATTCCAGGAAAATGAATagcaagagggggaaagagaTGACGTTGAAATAAATGCATGTTGTACTGGAGAAATGTGCCGTTCCCTCGCAAAGGCGCTTGGCAAAGGACCATTTGCTGGAGGACGGAATTCCTTCCTTAGAGCTGGTAAAATAGTATCTTTACGCATCATTATTCACACGGAAGTGCGCGCGTGTCTTGCAGAGTGCTTCGCAAGAAATCTCGAAACCAGAGCATCAATTTAGAGCTgttgaaaatctgttttatttacaGCAAAGGCAGCCTGAACTCTTCCCAACAGAACAAAGCTAAGAGGCCAACAGCTGTGACTTGTTGGAATTAAATAGCCCTTCCTTTAAATATCCTTTTGACTACAAATGATCGGGAAACGAGTAATGCTTTGCGGTAGCAAGACACCAAAAAACCCCGGTCTCTCTGCACGTAGCTTGAACGTGACCCCCCCGTTGTGGGTCCCTCCCAACTGGAGCTATTCTGTTCTATAAGTCTTTATTACTTTGGAATTAAATTACTACCtcaaccattttttattttttttttattttttttttggcgtgaGCTTTAAGCTGCAACCACGCAGACGGTAAATGGGGAAATAAGTCAACAAGCGACGGTTCAGAGAAGTTTTTTCCCCGCGTTCCTAGTCTTATAAGCACAAAATTTACTTCTTTCACTGCCTTCTGTCGAGGTGGTGTGGATTAAAGTGCTTTCAAAAATACTACTGTGTTATCGTGCAGTCAGGTATGTTCCTGATGCAGTTTTTAGGTGATAGTGCTAAACCTAGCAAGCTATGCAGGGGGACCGTGGTAATTCCCTTTTCTTTACGAGTCACAATTTCCTTGCGACTGTTCCATAGTTTGCAAGAGTAATTGCGCTGTGTTCATTGTTGGCTCTAAAATCATTAATTTTAGTGCCGTGGTTTCACATTGgtaacatttaattattttttaacagaaaaagggTTTAAGTGAGGTGGTTTTGTACTGGTTTCTTACAGCACAGATGGCTGTTAATCCATTAAAATTGCATTAATATTTGCTAATGACGAAACAAGGGAATTACAATATTGCACAGCGGCCCGTTTTTGGATAATTGCGCATCCGTTAATCACTTGTACCTAGCAGGAGTAGAAAGATGGAGCCATTAGAGGCAAGAAGGGTTCAAAGTGCAGGATGGAGCGACAGGAGAAATgggtttctttaaaaaggaaatatttgaaagatgAAGCTTGTAGTGCACTATATTAAatatcatggaatcacagaatggttagagttggaagggaccttgaagaccatccagtgctaccccctgccctgggcagggacacctcccaccagcccaggttgccccaagccccctccaacctggtcttgaacccctccagggatggggcagccacagcttctctgggcaacctgggccaggggttcaccaccctcacagggaggcatttcctcctgatctctcgcccaaatctcccctctatcagttcgaagccattccccctcgtccatggctcccctccctgctccagagtccctccccatctctcctggagcccctttagggactggaaggggctccgaggtctccccggagccttctcttctccaggctgaacccccccagctctctcagcctgtccccacagcagaggggctccagcccttggatcatcttcgtggcctcctctggacctgctgcatCTGGTCCACATCCTTCTcatgttggtgccccagagctggaggcagtactccaaaTATCCTAAAAGCTGTTGAGGAAAAATGATCAGGAGGCAAGACGTTACTAAGATGATGCTTATTAGAAAACATTGGAAACATCGTAAATATAAAGCGAACTAGCTTTGTGCAAACTCTACTGCAGGAGTTGATTTTCCTAACATAGTTGTTCTTAACAGCAAATTTATTGTGTTCTATGTAGAACTGATACTCTCAAATAGAAAAAGTGATGTTCAGAATTGGAATTTGAAACCAGCACTAAAAATCAGACAGTAGAGGCTACGGTTTGTGGAGCTACAGCTGAAGTGAGAAAAATGTGGAGGTACTCACCGTTATTAGGTCATAGAATGACACAGACGGGAAGAAGCCTCAGAGGGTctgtagaatcgtagaatcatctaggttggaaaggacctttcagatcatcaagtccaactattaaccaaacactgccaaaaccgccactaaaccatgtccctaagctccatgtctacgcatcttttaaataccttcagggatggcgattctgacacttccctgggcagcctgttccaatgtttgataaccctttagttgaagaaatttttcctaatatccatcccaaacctcccctggtgtaacttgagtccatttcccttccccttccaaaaGCAGGGTCTGCTCTgggctcagggctgtgtcccgtCACCTCCTCCCAGAGCAGAGATCCCACAACCTTTCTGAACAACCTGCTTCACGGTCCTTGACATGGAAAGGGTTTTTCCTTGTATCCGGCTTGAACCttgattgtatttatttctgcccTTTGTCTTTTCATCTCCCATCACGAATCACAGTGAGAAGCCCAGCTCCACCTCCCTGATAAAATCCTTGAAGGCATAAGAAGGTTCCTCCTGTGGGGTCcaccaaagccttctcttccccaggctggggaTTCAACCCTGTCCTCTCAGCCTCTCCTACTGTCTGTGCTCTAACTATTCAGAGGTTTTGGAGAGCGTTTGGTTGATTGGTTTGTctctttcagttgtttttttgcaaaatactttgCAGGGACTTGTTCAGAATTGCACACAACGGAAGATTACCCTCTAATAAGTGAATGCGTAGCATTGGTTAAAAGGTTTAGAGTGAGTTTCATGCTCTCCAAATTGAACTAATACTAATACATAAGtgatgggttgggtttttctgtgGAGCTTTAAATTTGAACTAACCAAACTAATTTCCAGACTCTGCAAATGTCGTGCTGTGAATCTGTATCTTAAAGATATGTTGCCctgtaaatcatagaatcgtagaatcgccgaggttgaaaggaacctttaagatcatcgagtccaaccatcaacctaactctgacaaaagccatcactaaaccatgtctctaggcactatgtctacccgtcttttaaatgcctccagggatggtgacccaacagcttccctgggcagcttcttccaatgcttagtaaccctttcggtgtagaaagttttcctaatatccatcctaaacctcccctggcacaacttgaggctgtttcctcttgtcctattgcctcttccctgggagaagagaccgaccccccctggctaccccctcctttcagggagctgtggagagcgaggtCTCCCgtcggcctcctcttctccaggctgaacacccccagccccctcagccgctcctcaccagactcgtgctccagacccctcaccagctccgttgcccttctctggactcgctccagcccctccatgtcttttttgtggtgaggggcccagaactggacacagccctcgaggtggggcctcactggTGCTGAGTGGAGGGGGAAAGCAGTAAAGGAGCTCTAGCTCAGGGAAAccacaaaagtaaaacaaaccaaaccaaaaaaaaaccaaccccaaaacgaagcaaaacaaaaaaccacaaacaaacataCCGTAAGAATATGTTGACTTCTGGCAAATTGTGCCCTTTTAATCAAAGGTTTTGGCAGTCTCTTTTAGAGATAGCTGGCTCAGCAGATTATGCTGTTGTCCCCAACTTTGTGCTAAACCGAGGACCACATCTTACCTGGCACTTCTTGTTCTCAAAGGCAGTAGTTGGTTATTTTTACACTGCTTTTACGCACTAGGTGAAGGAATTGTCACGTGAAACGAAAAAAGCTGTGATCTCTAGCTTATAGGTGAAGTAAAACTACATGCGCTCCTTTGCAGAAAGATCACCACCCTTCTTGTGGAGTAGGATTTGCCAGCTGGAATTTGGAATTGGGTTGTACCAGGACGCTCGCCCGAAACGTGCGGTTTGAGTCCTTTACGTGGCAGATTGGGAGTTTCGGTCTTTGTGGTTGCTTGAGTCACCACGCTTCATGCTTAGCAATTTTCCAACCAGCTGGAGGTGAAGTAGAAATGAAAATCTACCTTTGGTATAGCAGGCAAGCACTTCGGATACAATGGGAAATAACCTGGCATCCACAAGATTTCACAGAGATAATTTCATTGGCCAAACCCATGTGCaattatgaaatttatttttctaaagctgcTATCCgtgctgcacagaaaaaaaatatgtacctGCTTCTCTGACTGAACATAGCCTTGCTTTTCAGAAATGCCTTTGAAGGTGTCTCTCCTTCTTATTTGCTGTAGAAGTTTTAGACCCCTGCCACCTcctggtaaaaaaaccaaaaacaacccacctTGACCTTAAAACATGTGTTTCTGCAAAAAGCTCGCTGCTTGGTATAGGTGAGGCTGAGGAGGGACACAGACGAGCTTGAGGGGTAAGCTAAAATCATCTAGAACAGCAAAAAAGTGAGGGGAACATAATCACAAAGTAATGAAGTGAGGTTGAAATGAGGTTCTAGCCCAAGCAAGCCATCGGATCTGCATAGAGTTCTGTAGATGGCACTTTTAACCTAAAAAAAATCTCgtatttgctttttcccctcacGTTCCTCTCACCAAGTATCGGCTTCGCGTCTGACTTTGTCCCACCTATGAAAGTACAACTGTCAACACTGTCGGTTGTGAAGAGCTGCTAGTAGGGAGATAAACCTGTCAGCGCATCCCGGAGCAGCAGTTGTGATGGACTGTTGCCTCACAGTCAATCTAACGCGTTGCCGCCAGGAGGAGAGTGGAGCCAAAGTAGCACAGAACTAGAAACTCTTAGCTCTAAAAACACCCAAGTTAATATTAGCAGATAACTCCCTTATTGCCTCGGAAGTTGTTTCCAGTTTGCACAGGTGGCCTTACGATGAAAACTTCAATGTAAATCTATTTCTAATGCCcgattaaaatatatttacatggatttcttcttttttccccctctttaggTCTGTTATTTTTCTTACGATGGAAAGGCTGGTTGTCTATCTACTGGTTATTAGCACAGCTGTGAAGGCCATGATGTGTCCCAAAAGATGCATGTGTCAAAACCTGTCTCCATCCTTCACGATTCTCTGCACGAAGACGGGGCTTCTCTTTGTGCCCCCCAGTATTGACAGGAGAACAGCAGAACTAAGGTTAATGGATAACTTTATCACTACACTTAGGAGAAAAGATTTTGCAAACATGACTAATCTAATTCATTTGACACTATCGAGGAATACAATAAGTCAAATCATGCCTTATGCATTTTTTGATCTTAAAGGCCTTCACGCCTTACACTTGGATAGTAATAGACTGACTTACATCAACGAAGATCATTTCAAAGGTTTAATTAATCTTCGGCATTTAATACTTAGTAACAATCAATTAAACTATATCTCTCCGGGGTCATTGGATGACTTTATAGAAACAATTGAAGACCTGGATCTGTCCTACAACAACCTCGTTAATGTTCCTTGGGAAACAATTGCCAAACTTTCTAATGTCAATACGGTCAGTTTGGATCATAATCTCATTGAGTTTGTGCCAGAGGGAATCTTCTCCAACCTTCACAAACTTGCCCGCCTAGACATGACCTCCAACAAGTTGAAAAAGATCCCCCCTGatcctttgttttccagaataCCTGTGTACGCCAAGTCTAAAGGATCTCCACTGTCGTCCCTGGTGCTTAGCTTCGGCGGGAATCCTTTGCACTGCAACTGCGAACTCGTGTGGCTGAGACGTCTTACCAGAGAAGACGATCTAGAAACCTGCGCCTCTCCACCAGAACTGATGGGCAAATACTTTTGGTCTATTAAAGAGGAGGAATTTGTCTGTGAACCTCCGATGATAACACACCGAACCCCAAAACTAACAGTGACAGAAGGCCAAAGCGTCTCTTTGAAGTGCAAAGCTGTTGGCGATCCAGATCCCTATGTTCGCTGGATCTCGCCCGATGGGAAGCTGGTCTCTAACACTTCTAGGACGATTTCTTATGAGAATGGTACTCTGGATATTTTGGTTACGTCTTTGACTGACAAGGGCACGTTTACCTGCATAGCATCAAATGCTGCGGGAGAGTCGACGGCACCAGTCGAACTCCTCGTTACCCCCTACCCTAACCTGGCTAACAGCACCAACTGCGACAAAGACGCGGAGCCTGGCCCCTCGGATATTCTCATATCTGCCAAGTCAAGCTTTCCGAACGAAACGAAGGCTCAGCAGGAGAAGGCGGTCGTGGTTGCTGAGCTGACATCGTCCTCTGCTCTTATCCAGTGGCCTTCTCAGCACCACCTCCCCGGGATTCGAATGTACCAGATTCAGTACAACAGTTCTGCCGACGACATACTAGTGTACAGGTAACGCCGCTCCCATACCCATGCTCATCCCTCCGTGAAGTAGGTAGTGGAAGTCAGGAAAAAGGATAGCACAGTTTGATGCGTTCTGTGCAACGAGAGCTATCTGGCAAGCAGTAACTATCAATGAGGGGACGAGGAGTCAATGGCTGCCTTAGACTTTGCTCGTTAAACTCCCATTGTTGAGGAGTTACGCTATTAAAACTAATAATACATCTGCTTCTGTGCCGCCTCTTGAGGATCTCTAAACTCTTTACGGACATAATTAAGTTTCATAGTCCAGTTTAATGGAGCAAGCGAAGCTGATGAGCGGTCTCTTAGTTGTTAACATTTAAGGAAATTGAGATGGAGATTTTAGTTACATTTTATGCTGATTAAGTGTAactattttacttaaaaatttacttaaaaattactaaattacttaaaaaaagagagagaaaaaaacaagataCCCAAAGCTGTGAGACGCCCAAAGCAACATTCTGCCTGTGTGGGTACGGCCTTACCGTGTTATGGCAAACCTTCAGCCCGTGTTAGTAGCTGCATTCTGCCTTTTCTCCACTTTTGTGGTGTCACGGGGACAAAACTCACTGGTGTGAATTGGAGATGGCACAAAAAGTTCCAggtttctgtattttgtgtggATTTCTTGTTTGTCCGCTGGAGTTTATTTGGTAAAATTTACTTGGGAATAACTACTTGATATTAAGTCTCAGTGGACGACATGGAGATTAAGTTTAGAGCTGCTCTCCCGTGCAGGGGTGGTGGAGTTTCTGATTATCTGCCTTTCTTTTATAGGCTTTTGTTTGTGATTAACTGGGGGTGGAAGGGATATGGAGGGGCAGAATTACTTTAACGTGGGAGCTAGCATTTGATTCAGATTTAATATTTCATAGTTGTGCACTTCGTAAGGATGGTAACTTCTCTAAACTGAGCCGATAATGTTTTTTCTAATGTAATTCCACTGGTTGCAGTAAAGTTTGGAGTGGAGTAAGCGAAAGGAGAAAGACATATAATAGCTTCAGAAATATCCCCTAAAGTTTGGGGTTAGCAGTCCCCTCAGGAAAGGAATGCAGGATAGTTCTTCTGCTGGGATTCCTATTTCAAAGTCTTGTAAAAAAAGGCAACTCAGTATGAAAAGTGTGTGAGGATTTTACAGTCACTTGGGATTTTCAGAAGTCTCACATTAAAATGCCCATCCCCAGAGTCCCTTCGAGgaaggatcatagaatcgtagaacagtttgggttggaggggaccttaaagaccacccagttccaaccccctgccctgggcagggacacctcccaccagaccaggttgctccaagccccctccaacctggccttgaacccctccagggatggggcagccacagcttctctgggcaacctgggccaggggctcagcgccctcacagggaggcatttcctcctgatctctcgcccaaatctcccctctatcagttcgaagccattccccctcgtccatggctcccctccctgctccagagtccctccccatctctcctggagcccctttagggactggaaggggctccgaggtctccccgcagccttctcttctccaggctgaacccccccagctctctcagcctgtcctcacagcagaggggctccagccctcccagcatctccggggcctcctccggccccgctcccacagctccgtgtccttctgctgttggtgccccagcgctggaggcagcactgcggggggctcttccccgagcggagcagaggggcggaatcccccccctcgccctgctgcccacgctgctggggatgcagcccgggatggcgggggctttctgggctgccagcgcacgttgtcggctcgtgtggagcttctcacccaccaacacccccaagtccttctcctcagggctgctctccagccgttctcctcccagcctggatttgtgcttgggattgccgccCATCCTCCCGTTGTCATGGCTACGAGctagaaaggaagcaggaggacTCAGTGAGGGTAAGCAAGGGTCTCTGAAGAGGGGGTGGGAGGATGCCTTGTTGGTATCTGTCAAGGGATGGTGAGGAGCTGGCAGGAAGATGAAGCCTCATTTAATTGTCAGCTGTGAGAACATTTGTGACATTGCTGTTTGAAAGAACTGCAAAGtagcaaaag from Chroicocephalus ridibundus chromosome 26, bChrRid1.1, whole genome shotgun sequence encodes the following:
- the LOC134507687 gene encoding leucine-rich repeat and fibronectin type III domain-containing protein 1-like protein isoform X3, producing MERLVVYLLVISTAVKAMMCPKRCMCQNLSPSFTILCTKTGLLFVPPSIDRRTAELRLMDNFITTLRRKDFANMTNLIHLTLSRNTISQIMPYAFFDLKGLHALHLDSNRLTYINEDHFKGLINLRHLILSNNQLNYISPGSLDDFIETIEDLDLSYNNLVNVPWETIAKLSNVNTVSLDHNLIEFVPEGIFSNLHKLARLDMTSNKLKKIPPDPLFSRIPVYAKSKGSPLSSLVLSFGGNPLHCNCELVWLRRLTREDDLETCASPPELMGKYFWSIKEEEFVCEPPMITHRTPKLTVTEGQSVSLKCKAVGDPDPYVRWISPDGKLVSNTSRTISYENGTLDILVTSLTDKGTFTCIASNAAGESTAPVELLVTPYPNLANSTNCDKDAEPGPSDILISAKSSFPNETKAQQEKAVVVAELTSSSALIQWPSQHHLPGIRMYQIQYNSSADDILVYRT
- the LOC134507687 gene encoding leucine-rich repeat and fibronectin type III domain-containing protein 1-like protein isoform X1, producing MERLVVYLLVISTAVKAMMCPKRCMCQNLSPSFTILCTKTGLLFVPPSIDRRTAELRLMDNFITTLRRKDFANMTNLIHLTLSRNTISQIMPYAFFDLKGLHALHLDSNRLTYINEDHFKGLINLRHLILSNNQLNYISPGSLDDFIETIEDLDLSYNNLVNVPWETIAKLSNVNTVSLDHNLIEFVPEGIFSNLHKLARLDMTSNKLKKIPPDPLFSRIPVYAKSKGSPLSSLVLSFGGNPLHCNCELVWLRRLTREDDLETCASPPELMGKYFWSIKEEEFVCEPPMITHRTPKLTVTEGQSVSLKCKAVGDPDPYVRWISPDGKLVSNTSRTISYENGTLDILVTSLTDKGTFTCIASNAAGESTAPVELLVTPYPNLANSTNCDKDAEPGPSDILISAKSSFPNETKAQQEKAVVVAELTSSSALIQWPSQHHLPGIRMYQIQYNSSADDILVYRMIPAASKSFFLTDLVAGREYDLCVLAVYDDGLTSLTATRVIGCVQFTTQEEYKQCRSLHAQFLGGTMIIIIGGIIVASVLVFIFILLMKYKVYNNHHKNKTTKVNNVCSQTNGSQSGSMARSTSKLSERRESVHQECSGSSIKGKTVVDLDCEKVTPTNTTFLTTDALS
- the LOC134507687 gene encoding leucine-rich repeat and fibronectin type III domain-containing protein 1-like protein isoform X2, producing the protein MERLVVYLLVISTAVKAMMCPKRCMCQNLSPSFTILCTKTGLLFVPPSIDRRTAELRLMDNFITTLRRKDFANMTNLIHLTLSRNTISQIMPYAFFDLKGLHALHLDSNRLTYINEDHFKGLINLRHLILSNNQLNYISPGSLDDFIETIEDLDLSYNNLVNVPWETIAKLSNVNTVSLDHNLIEFVPEGIFSNLHKLARLDMTSNKLKKIPPDPLFSRIPVYAKSKGSPLSSLVLSFGGNPLHCNCELVWLRRLTREDDLETCASPPELMGKYFWSIKEEEFVCEPPMITHRTPKLTVTEGQSVSLKCKAVGDPDPYVRWISPDGKLVSNTSRTISYENGTLDILVTSLTDKGTFTCIASNAAGESTAPVELLVTPYPNLANSTNCDKDAEPGPSDILISAKSSFPNETKAQQEKAVVVAELTSSSALIQWPSQHHLPGIRMYQIQYNSSADDILVYRSPKP